A stretch of Nonomuraea africana DNA encodes these proteins:
- a CDS encoding DNA polymerase ligase N-terminal domain-containing protein — translation MADKLERYRDKRDPSRTPEPIPEQPPETGGDDTFVIQEHHARSLHWDLRLERDGVLASWAIPKGLPEDPETNHLAVHTEDHPMEYATFEGEIPRGEYGGGTMTIWDRGTYETEKWSDREVKVILRGERARGRFVLFQTHGKNWMIHRMDPRQTDPLPELAPMTPVTRTRSPKNAEDYSFEFAWGGRRTLVPIEGGRTTVPLLRPLAEGFGSRTAVLDGELVTMSGTEIFIAYDLLYDDGRSLVAEPYLRRRAALEALEIAGPRWQTAPAWRGQPGPVRQAARDQGLPGVVGKRLDSPYEEGESKSWILIPSTP, via the coding sequence GTGGCTGACAAGCTCGAGCGCTACCGAGACAAGAGAGACCCTTCCAGGACCCCTGAGCCGATCCCCGAGCAGCCGCCCGAGACGGGGGGCGACGACACGTTCGTGATCCAGGAGCACCACGCCAGGTCGCTGCACTGGGACCTGCGCCTGGAGCGCGACGGCGTGCTCGCCTCGTGGGCGATCCCCAAGGGCCTGCCGGAGGACCCCGAGACCAACCACCTGGCGGTGCACACCGAAGACCACCCGATGGAGTACGCGACGTTCGAGGGCGAGATCCCGCGCGGCGAGTACGGCGGCGGCACGATGACCATCTGGGACCGGGGCACCTACGAGACGGAGAAGTGGTCCGACCGCGAGGTGAAGGTGATCCTGCGCGGCGAGCGGGCGCGGGGCAGGTTCGTGCTGTTCCAGACGCACGGCAAGAACTGGATGATCCACCGCATGGACCCCCGCCAGACGGACCCGCTGCCCGAGCTCGCCCCGATGACGCCGGTCACCAGGACCAGGTCGCCGAAGAACGCCGAGGACTACTCCTTCGAGTTCGCCTGGGGCGGGCGCAGGACGCTGGTTCCGATCGAGGGCGGGCGCACCACCGTGCCGCTGCTGCGTCCGCTGGCCGAGGGGTTCGGCAGCCGTACGGCGGTGCTCGACGGCGAGCTCGTCACCATGTCGGGCACCGAGATCTTCATCGCCTACGACCTGCTCTACGACGACGGCAGGTCGCTGGTAGCCGAGCCGTACCTGCGGCGGAGGGCGGCGCTGGAGGCGCTGGAGATCGCCGGCCCCCGCTGGCAGACCGCGCCCGCGTGGCGCGGCCAGCCGGGCCCGGTACGGCAGGCCGCCCGCGACCAGGGCCTGCCGGGCGTGGTGGGCAAGCGCCTCGACTCCCCCTACGAGGAGGGGGAGTCCAAGTCCTGGATCCTCATCCCGTCGACGCCCTGA
- a CDS encoding aldo/keto reductase, translating into MTLALPRLGFGGAPIGNLFTPVSDEEARAAVEAAWQAGVRLFDTAPHYGLGLSERRLGAALAGRAGYVLSTKVGRLLERGEAGPDTEGFAVTSDLRRRWDFSADGVRRSLDDSLGRLGLPSIDVALIHDPDDHAEQALSEAYPALAALRDEGAARAIGLGMNQWRLPLRFVQETDIDVVMLAGRYTLLDQSGLPLLEECAARGVQMIAAGVFNSGLLATDEPGGTFDYAPASAELVDRARKIAAVCGRHGVTLPQAAIAFPLRHPAVSSIVLGSRTADEVRRNTALAAQPAPEELWAELASEGLVRASTG; encoded by the coding sequence ATGACCCTCGCACTGCCCAGGCTCGGGTTCGGCGGCGCGCCCATCGGCAACCTGTTCACGCCCGTGAGCGACGAGGAAGCCCGCGCCGCCGTCGAGGCCGCCTGGCAGGCGGGGGTGCGCCTGTTCGACACCGCTCCGCACTACGGCCTCGGCCTGTCCGAGCGGCGGCTCGGCGCGGCCCTGGCCGGGCGCGCGGGCTACGTGCTGTCCACCAAGGTCGGCAGGCTGCTCGAGCGGGGCGAGGCGGGGCCGGACACCGAAGGCTTCGCAGTCACCTCCGACCTGCGCAGGCGGTGGGACTTCTCCGCCGACGGCGTGCGCCGCTCCCTCGACGACTCCCTCGGCCGCCTCGGCCTGCCCTCGATCGACGTCGCCCTCATCCACGACCCGGACGACCACGCCGAGCAGGCCCTCTCCGAGGCCTACCCGGCGCTGGCCGCCCTGCGCGACGAGGGCGCGGCGCGGGCGATCGGGCTCGGGATGAACCAGTGGCGGCTGCCGCTGAGATTCGTCCAGGAGACCGACATCGACGTCGTCATGCTGGCGGGGCGCTACACGCTGCTCGACCAGTCGGGCCTGCCGCTGCTGGAGGAGTGCGCCGCCCGCGGCGTCCAGATGATCGCGGCAGGGGTCTTCAACAGCGGACTGCTGGCGACCGACGAGCCCGGCGGAACCTTCGACTACGCTCCCGCCTCCGCCGAGCTGGTCGATCGGGCGAGGAAGATCGCCGCGGTCTGCGGACGGCACGGCGTGACCCTGCCGCAGGCGGCGATCGCCTTCCCGTTGCGCCACCCCGCGGTCTCGTCGATCGTGCTGGGTTCGCGCACCGCCGACGAGGTGCGGCGCAACACCGCCCTGGCGGCGCAGCCGGCGCCGGAGGAGCTGTGGGCGGAGCTCGCGTCGGAGGGCCTGGTCAGGGCGTCGACGGGATGA
- a CDS encoding L-rhamnose mutarotase, whose protein sequence is MQRLALRSRLRAGCEEIYDREHATIPAELERAMRENGVHSWRIWRDGLDLFHVVEVDDYAALQAAMKDHPADQAWQARMNRLLDGDFDKDSGGLTLVWEMA, encoded by the coding sequence ATGCAGCGGCTGGCGCTCCGCTCCAGGCTCAGGGCAGGCTGCGAGGAGATCTACGACAGGGAGCACGCCACCATCCCCGCCGAGCTCGAGCGGGCCATGCGCGAGAACGGCGTCCACTCCTGGCGCATCTGGCGGGACGGCCTCGACCTGTTCCACGTCGTGGAGGTCGACGACTACGCGGCCCTGCAGGCGGCGATGAAGGACCACCCCGCCGACCAGGCGTGGCAGGCCCGGATGAACCGCCTGCTCGACGGCGACTTCGACAAGGACTCCGGCGGGCTCACGCTGGTGTGGGAGATGGCATGA
- a CDS encoding ABC transporter permease encodes MTTSTTPSAPPAVTAPGPRLRLTRFRDLTLVPVIVLLLVVGAFVDPVFLTPGNLTNVLQQQSALALVVLAEALILIAGKFDLSLESTVGMAPAITVLMIPAASGGMGLLAIPICLLIGAAIGAFNGFLILKFQLSAFVVTLAMLIVVHGLHLGLTGGKSLFELPDSLLYLGSATWLGLPAAIWIAGVLFAVGIVVLGYFRVGRSLYAIGGNADAARAAGIRVERVVWTVFIIGGALAALAGILETGRLGGISANQGVGWIFMVFAAAVIGGVSMDGGKGTIFGALTGVLVIGLVENILTLKGVPGEWKQLVYGVIILVALMISRVAGGKAQD; translated from the coding sequence GTGACCACATCGACCACCCCGTCCGCGCCGCCCGCGGTGACCGCGCCGGGGCCCAGGCTGAGGCTGACCAGGTTCAGGGACCTGACGCTGGTACCGGTGATCGTCCTCCTGCTGGTCGTGGGCGCCTTCGTCGACCCGGTGTTCCTCACGCCCGGCAACCTGACCAACGTGCTCCAGCAGCAGTCGGCGCTCGCGCTCGTCGTGCTGGCGGAGGCGCTGATCCTGATCGCCGGCAAGTTCGACCTGTCGCTGGAGTCGACGGTCGGCATGGCGCCGGCGATCACGGTGCTGATGATCCCGGCCGCCTCGGGCGGCATGGGCCTGCTGGCGATCCCGATCTGCCTGCTCATCGGCGCGGCGATCGGCGCGTTCAACGGCTTCCTGATCCTGAAGTTCCAGCTGTCGGCGTTCGTCGTGACGCTGGCCATGCTGATCGTCGTGCACGGCCTGCATCTCGGACTGACCGGCGGCAAGAGCCTGTTCGAGCTGCCCGACTCCCTGCTCTACCTGGGCAGCGCCACCTGGCTCGGCCTCCCCGCGGCGATCTGGATCGCGGGCGTGCTGTTCGCGGTCGGCATCGTCGTCCTCGGCTATTTCCGCGTGGGCCGCTCGCTCTACGCCATCGGCGGCAACGCCGACGCCGCCCGCGCCGCGGGCATCCGCGTCGAGCGCGTGGTCTGGACGGTGTTCATCATCGGCGGCGCCCTCGCCGCGCTCGCGGGCATCCTGGAGACCGGACGCCTCGGCGGCATCAGCGCCAACCAGGGCGTGGGCTGGATCTTCATGGTGTTCGCCGCGGCGGTCATCGGCGGCGTCAGCATGGACGGCGGCAAGGGCACGATCTTCGGCGCCCTCACCGGCGTGCTGGTGATCGGCCTGGTGGAGAACATCCTCACGCTGAAGGGCGTGCCCGGCGAGTGGAAGCAGCTCGTCTACGGCGTGATCATCCTGGTGGCGCTCATGATCAGCCGGGTGGCCGGCGGGAAGGCACAGGACTGA
- a CDS encoding sugar ABC transporter ATP-binding protein, with product MKRFGPTVALNGAGITIKEGETHALVGRNGAGKSTLVSILTGLQRPDEGEVLFSGEAAPALADRDAWRRRVACVYQKSTIIPELSVAENLFLNRQTTSGLINWKGLRARARDVLETYQVDIDADALAGDLGVEQRQLVEIARALSFGATFIILDEPTAQLDGPAIERLFERMRALREQGVTMMFISHHLDEVYEICQSVSVFRDARHIMTAVVADLPHDELVAAMTGEATAAYEYRARTAGSDVVLAAKGLSLRDRYEGVDLTVRSGEIVGLAGSGSSGKIGLAETLVGLRRPDTGVVSVNGTPIRDVPSALRAGLGFVPQDRHHEGFVPLLSIAENATIPIAHKLGRFGFVPPGSRRERAAQMIKDLDIKTEGPDQPVGDLSGGNAQKVVLARALADDPRALVVINPTAGVDVKAKQSLLGAVEDAVERGAGAVLVSDELDDLRVCDRVLVMFHGRVVKDVPRGWSDHELVAVMEGIEQ from the coding sequence GTGAAGCGCTTCGGCCCGACCGTGGCGCTGAACGGAGCCGGCATCACCATCAAAGAGGGCGAGACTCACGCCCTCGTCGGCAGGAACGGCGCGGGCAAGTCCACGCTGGTGTCGATCCTGACCGGGCTCCAGCGTCCCGACGAGGGCGAGGTGCTGTTCTCGGGAGAGGCGGCGCCCGCCCTCGCCGACAGGGACGCCTGGCGCCGGCGGGTCGCCTGCGTCTACCAGAAATCGACGATCATCCCCGAGCTGTCCGTCGCGGAGAACCTCTTCCTCAACCGGCAGACCACCAGCGGCCTGATCAACTGGAAGGGGCTGCGCGCCCGCGCGCGCGACGTGCTCGAGACCTACCAGGTCGACATCGACGCCGACGCGCTCGCCGGAGACCTCGGCGTCGAGCAGCGCCAGCTCGTGGAGATCGCCCGCGCGCTCTCCTTCGGCGCGACGTTCATCATCCTCGACGAGCCCACCGCCCAGCTCGACGGCCCCGCCATCGAGCGGCTCTTCGAGCGCATGCGCGCGCTGCGCGAGCAGGGCGTCACGATGATGTTCATCTCGCACCACCTCGACGAGGTCTACGAGATCTGCCAGAGCGTGTCGGTCTTCCGCGACGCCAGGCACATCATGACCGCGGTGGTGGCCGACCTGCCGCACGACGAGCTGGTCGCGGCCATGACCGGGGAGGCCACCGCCGCCTACGAGTACCGCGCCCGTACGGCGGGCTCCGACGTGGTGCTCGCCGCGAAGGGCCTGTCGCTGCGCGACCGCTACGAGGGCGTCGACCTCACGGTGCGCTCCGGCGAGATCGTCGGCCTCGCGGGCTCGGGCAGCAGCGGCAAGATCGGGCTGGCCGAGACGCTGGTGGGCCTGCGCAGGCCCGACACGGGTGTGGTGAGCGTCAACGGCACCCCGATCAGGGACGTGCCGTCCGCGCTCAGGGCGGGGCTCGGCTTCGTCCCGCAGGACCGCCATCACGAGGGCTTCGTCCCGCTGCTGTCGATCGCGGAGAACGCGACGATCCCGATCGCGCACAAGCTGGGCAGGTTCGGCTTCGTTCCGCCCGGGAGCAGGCGCGAGCGGGCCGCACAGATGATCAAGGATCTCGACATCAAAACCGAGGGCCCGGACCAGCCCGTCGGCGACCTGTCGGGAGGAAACGCGCAGAAGGTCGTGCTGGCCAGGGCGCTGGCCGACGACCCCAGGGCGCTGGTGGTGATCAACCCGACCGCCGGGGTGGACGTCAAGGCCAAGCAGTCGCTGCTCGGCGCCGTGGAGGACGCCGTCGAGCGGGGGGCGGGAGCCGTCCTGGTCTCCGACGAGCTGGACGACCTGCGCGTCTGCGACAGGGTGCTGGTGATGTTCCACGGCAGGGTCGTGAAGGACGTGCCGCGTGGCTGGAGTGACCACGAGCTCGTGGCCGTGATGGAAGGTATCGAACAGTGA
- a CDS encoding sugar ABC transporter substrate-binding protein translates to MKFGPVVASAALLALITACGSTESGGSPSAAASGATGGKIGIDHPRADSDFWNSYIKYIPQMATELKVDLMNPTNSQNDVAKLVANTQALVSQGAKVMVMAPQDTGAIASTLQQLENKKIPVVTVDTRPDKGKVFMVVRADNRAYGTKACEFLGEKLGGKGKVVELMGALSSVNGRDRAEAFRECMKTKFPGITVFEEPTEWDGGKAASMLQTRLEQNPDVKGIYMHAGGVHLAPTLQVLKAKNLLVAPEDPKHVFVVSNDGIPQEFEAIRKGEIDATVSQPADLYAKYALYYAKAAAEGKTFKPGPTDHDSTIIELPNGLEDQLPAPLVTKENVDDPNLWGNQVK, encoded by the coding sequence ATGAAGTTCGGCCCCGTGGTCGCGAGCGCGGCCCTTCTGGCTCTCATCACCGCGTGCGGCTCCACCGAGAGCGGCGGCAGCCCGAGCGCCGCCGCGAGCGGCGCGACCGGCGGAAAGATCGGTATCGACCACCCGCGGGCCGACTCCGACTTCTGGAACTCCTACATCAAGTACATCCCGCAGATGGCGACCGAGCTCAAGGTCGACCTGATGAACCCGACCAACTCGCAGAACGACGTCGCCAAGCTGGTGGCCAACACCCAGGCGCTGGTCAGCCAGGGGGCCAAGGTCATGGTCATGGCCCCGCAGGACACCGGCGCGATCGCCTCCACGCTCCAGCAGCTGGAGAACAAGAAGATCCCGGTCGTCACCGTGGACACCAGGCCCGACAAGGGCAAGGTCTTCATGGTGGTGCGCGCCGACAACCGCGCCTACGGCACCAAGGCCTGCGAGTTCCTCGGCGAGAAGCTGGGCGGCAAGGGCAAGGTCGTGGAGCTGATGGGCGCGCTGTCGTCGGTCAACGGCCGGGACCGCGCCGAGGCCTTCCGCGAGTGCATGAAGACCAAGTTCCCCGGGATCACGGTCTTCGAGGAGCCGACCGAGTGGGACGGCGGCAAGGCCGCCTCGATGCTGCAGACCCGCCTGGAGCAGAACCCCGACGTCAAGGGCATCTACATGCACGCGGGCGGTGTCCACCTGGCCCCGACGCTGCAGGTGCTGAAGGCCAAGAACCTGCTGGTCGCCCCCGAGGACCCCAAGCACGTCTTCGTGGTGTCCAACGACGGCATTCCGCAGGAGTTCGAGGCGATCCGCAAGGGCGAGATCGACGCCACGGTCTCCCAGCCCGCCGACCTGTACGCGAAGTACGCGCTCTACTACGCCAAGGCCGCCGCCGAGGGCAAGACCTTCAAGCCGGGCCCGACCGACCACGACTCCACGATCATCGAGCTGCCGAACGGTCTCGAGGACCAGCTTCCCGCCCCGCTGGTGACCAAGGAGAATGTGGACGACCCGAATCTCTGGGGTAACCAGGTCAAGTAA
- a CDS encoding SDR family NAD(P)-dependent oxidoreductase, with the protein MTVIRALVTGGGSGIGLATAEAFAARGWKVVCLDVNPPGDPFVGVKADVTDDEQVRTAVAEAAERLGGLDVLVNNAGIGAQGTVEDNADAEWQRVFDVNVLGLVRVSRAALPYLRRSEHASIVNTCSIAATAGLPNRALYSATKGAVLSLTLAMAADHVREGIRVNCVNPGTADTPWIGRLLEAADDPEAERAALNARQPMGRLVSAAEVAAAIGYLAGPEAGATTGTSLAVDGGMQGLRLRPSN; encoded by the coding sequence ATGACCGTCATCAGAGCACTCGTCACCGGCGGCGGGTCCGGCATCGGACTGGCCACCGCCGAGGCGTTCGCCGCCCGCGGCTGGAAGGTCGTTTGCCTGGACGTCAACCCGCCCGGCGACCCGTTCGTCGGGGTCAAGGCCGACGTCACCGACGACGAGCAGGTCCGTACGGCCGTCGCCGAGGCCGCCGAGCGCCTGGGCGGGCTCGACGTCCTGGTGAACAACGCCGGCATCGGCGCCCAGGGCACGGTCGAGGACAACGCCGACGCCGAGTGGCAGAGGGTGTTCGACGTCAACGTGCTGGGCCTGGTGCGGGTGTCGAGGGCGGCGCTGCCGTACCTCAGGCGGTCGGAGCACGCCTCGATCGTGAACACCTGCTCCATCGCGGCCACCGCGGGCCTGCCGAACAGGGCCCTCTACAGCGCCACCAAGGGGGCGGTCCTGTCGCTGACGCTGGCGATGGCGGCCGACCACGTCCGGGAGGGCATCAGGGTCAACTGCGTCAACCCGGGCACCGCCGACACCCCGTGGATCGGCAGGCTCCTCGAGGCGGCCGACGACCCCGAGGCCGAGCGGGCGGCGCTCAACGCCCGCCAGCCGATGGGCCGCCTGGTCTCCGCGGCGGAGGTGGCCGCCGCCATCGGCTACCTGGCGGGACCGGAGGCGGGCGCCACCACGGGCACGTCACTCGCCGTCGACGGCGGCATGCAGGGTCTGCGCCTGCGTCCAAGTAACTAG
- a CDS encoding L-fuconate dehydratase, with amino-acid sequence MSDYRIVAVETHDIRFPTSLELDGSDAMNPDPDYSAAYVVLKTDDGFEGHGFAFTIGRGNDVQTAAIRALEPYVLGRDAEDLGGLYKELVWDSQLRWLGPEKGVMHMAVSAVVNALWDLKAKREGKPLWLLLAELTPEEIVGLVDFSYLSDALTRDEALAILRRAAPGKAERIARLKESGYPAYTTSPGWLGYDDDKLRRLCKEALDDGFTQIKLKVGADLDDDIRRFKVAREVCGPDFPIAIDANQRWDVGAAIRWINALSEFQPHWVEEPTSPDDVLGHATIARAIAPIKVATGEHVQNRMIFKQMLQAGSLSYLQLDSARVGGVNENIAILLLAARFGVPVCPHAGGVGLCELVQHLSMFDFVAVSATMDGRVIEYVDHLHEHFVDPVVIERGRYAAPGRPGFSAEMRPESIAAHAFPDGAVWRNT; translated from the coding sequence ATGAGCGACTACCGCATCGTGGCGGTGGAGACGCACGACATCCGCTTCCCCACCTCGCTGGAGCTCGACGGCTCCGACGCGATGAACCCCGACCCCGACTACTCCGCCGCCTACGTCGTGCTGAAGACCGACGACGGCTTCGAGGGGCACGGCTTCGCCTTCACGATCGGGCGGGGCAACGACGTGCAGACCGCGGCGATCAGGGCGCTGGAGCCGTACGTGCTCGGCAGGGACGCCGAGGATCTCGGCGGGCTGTACAAGGAGCTGGTCTGGGACTCCCAGCTGCGCTGGCTCGGCCCAGAGAAGGGCGTCATGCACATGGCGGTCTCCGCCGTGGTCAACGCCCTGTGGGACCTCAAGGCCAAGCGCGAGGGCAAGCCGCTGTGGCTGCTGCTGGCCGAGCTGACTCCCGAGGAGATCGTCGGCCTGGTCGACTTCAGCTACCTGAGCGACGCGCTGACCCGCGACGAGGCGCTGGCCATCCTGCGCAGGGCCGCCCCCGGCAAGGCCGAGCGTATCGCCAGGCTGAAGGAGAGCGGCTACCCCGCCTACACCACCTCGCCCGGCTGGCTCGGCTACGACGACGACAAGCTGCGCCGCCTGTGCAAGGAGGCGCTCGACGACGGCTTCACCCAGATCAAGCTCAAGGTCGGCGCCGACCTCGACGACGACATCCGGCGCTTCAAGGTCGCCCGCGAGGTCTGCGGCCCCGACTTCCCCATCGCGATCGACGCCAACCAGCGCTGGGACGTCGGCGCCGCCATCCGCTGGATCAACGCGCTGTCGGAGTTCCAGCCCCACTGGGTGGAGGAGCCGACCAGCCCCGACGACGTGCTCGGCCACGCCACGATCGCCAGGGCCATCGCCCCGATCAAGGTCGCCACCGGCGAGCACGTGCAGAACCGCATGATCTTCAAGCAGATGCTGCAGGCCGGCTCGCTGTCCTACCTGCAGCTGGACTCGGCGAGAGTCGGCGGCGTCAACGAGAACATCGCGATCCTGCTCCTGGCGGCCAGGTTCGGCGTGCCCGTCTGCCCCCACGCGGGCGGCGTCGGCCTCTGCGAGCTGGTCCAGCACCTGTCCATGTTCGACTTCGTCGCCGTCAGCGCGACCATGGACGGCAGGGTCATCGAGTACGTCGACCATCTCCACGAGCACTTCGTGGATCCTGTCGTGATCGAGCGCGGCCGCTACGCCGCCCCCGGCAGGCCGGGCTTCAGCGCCGAGATGCGTCCCGAGTCGATCGCCGCCCACGCCTTTCCCGACGGCGCGGTCTGGAGGAACACATGA
- a CDS encoding fumarylacetoacetate hydrolase family protein — protein sequence MKLLRVGHVGQERPAVMDAAGNLYDIGEPEIDGAFLASGGVARVRDALERGDLSAIDGEGLRVGPPIARPGKIVCIGLNYSDHAAETGATPPTEPVVFMKAPNTVIGPDDQVLVPRDSVKTDWEVELAVVIGETCRYLESREEALTKIAGYAISNDVSEREFQLERGGQWDKGKSCETFNPMGPWLVTADEVGDPQDLGLRLWVNGELRQNGNTKNMIFDVAEIVRYLSRFMVLEPGDVINTGTPAGVALGLPGQPYLKSGDVIELEIDGLGRQRQTVGQA from the coding sequence GTGAAGCTGCTGCGAGTAGGACATGTCGGTCAGGAACGTCCGGCGGTGATGGACGCCGCGGGAAACCTGTACGACATCGGAGAGCCCGAGATCGACGGGGCTTTCCTCGCTTCGGGGGGAGTGGCGCGCGTCCGCGACGCGCTGGAGCGCGGCGACCTGTCCGCGATCGACGGGGAGGGGCTGCGCGTCGGCCCGCCGATCGCCAGGCCCGGAAAGATCGTGTGCATTGGCCTCAACTACAGCGACCACGCGGCGGAGACGGGCGCGACCCCGCCCACCGAGCCCGTCGTGTTCATGAAGGCGCCCAACACGGTGATCGGGCCCGACGACCAGGTCCTGGTGCCGCGCGACAGCGTGAAGACCGACTGGGAGGTCGAGCTCGCCGTGGTCATCGGCGAGACCTGCCGCTACCTGGAGTCGAGGGAGGAGGCGCTGACGAAGATCGCCGGTTACGCGATCTCCAACGACGTCTCCGAGCGGGAGTTCCAGCTCGAGCGCGGCGGCCAGTGGGACAAGGGCAAGTCGTGCGAGACCTTCAACCCGATGGGCCCGTGGCTGGTCACCGCCGACGAGGTCGGCGACCCCCAGGACCTCGGGCTGCGGCTGTGGGTCAACGGGGAGCTCCGCCAGAACGGCAACACCAAGAACATGATCTTCGACGTGGCCGAGATCGTCCGCTACCTCAGCAGGTTCATGGTGCTGGAGCCGGGCGACGTCATCAACACCGGCACGCCCGCGGGTGTCGCGCTGGGCCTGCCGGGCCAGCCGTACCTGAAGAGCGGCGACGTGATCGAGCTGGAGATCGACGGCCTCGGGCGCCAGCGCCAGACGGTGGGCCAGGCATGA